In Janibacter alkaliphilus, the following proteins share a genomic window:
- the ftsZ gene encoding cell division protein FtsZ → MASAQNYLAVIKVVGIGGGGVNAVNRMIEVGLKGVEFIAINTDAQALLMSDADVKLDVGRELTRGLGAGADPEVGMKAAEDHAQEIEEVLKGADMVFVTAGEGGGTGTGGAPVVAKIAKGLGALTVGVVTRPFTFEGRRRANQAESGIGALRDEVDTLIVIPNDRLLSISDRAVSMLDAFRSADQVLLSGVQGITDLITTPGLINLDFADVKSVMQGAGSALMGIGSARGEDRAVQAAELAISSPLLEASIDGAHGVLLSIQGGSDLGLFEINEAARLVQEAAHPEANVIFGTVIDDALGDEVRVTVIAAGFDGGTPQHRPDERALGTVQAGGAGQGNGQGAQPQATPAAQPAGTPPRQQPAAPAEQPPAGPQPVAAEPVEDEGPADEPEPPQQSQPGQPRGGQPTPPRQVTFDDGDDLDVPDFLK, encoded by the coding sequence GTGGCTTCTGCCCAGAACTACTTGGCCGTCATCAAGGTCGTCGGCATCGGCGGTGGCGGCGTCAACGCCGTCAACCGGATGATCGAGGTCGGCCTCAAGGGCGTCGAGTTCATCGCCATCAACACCGACGCGCAGGCGCTGCTCATGTCGGACGCCGATGTCAAGCTCGACGTCGGGCGCGAGCTCACCCGGGGCCTGGGCGCCGGCGCCGACCCCGAGGTCGGGATGAAGGCGGCCGAGGACCACGCGCAGGAGATCGAGGAGGTCCTCAAGGGGGCCGACATGGTCTTCGTCACCGCCGGCGAGGGTGGCGGCACCGGCACCGGCGGCGCCCCGGTCGTCGCCAAGATCGCCAAGGGCCTGGGCGCGCTCACCGTCGGCGTGGTCACCCGCCCGTTCACCTTCGAGGGTCGTCGTCGGGCGAACCAGGCCGAGTCCGGCATCGGCGCGCTGCGCGACGAGGTCGACACCCTCATCGTCATCCCGAACGACCGGCTGCTGTCGATCAGCGACCGCGCGGTGAGCATGCTCGACGCCTTCCGCAGCGCCGACCAGGTGCTGCTCTCCGGTGTCCAGGGGATCACCGACCTCATCACCACCCCCGGCCTGATCAACCTCGACTTCGCCGACGTCAAGTCGGTCATGCAGGGGGCCGGGTCGGCGCTGATGGGCATCGGCTCGGCCCGCGGCGAGGACCGGGCCGTGCAGGCGGCCGAGCTGGCGATCTCCTCGCCGCTGCTCGAGGCGAGCATCGACGGCGCCCACGGGGTGCTGCTCTCCATCCAGGGCGGCAGCGACCTCGGCCTCTTCGAGATCAACGAGGCCGCGCGGCTGGTGCAGGAGGCCGCGCACCCGGAGGCCAACGTCATCTTCGGGACGGTCATCGACGACGCGCTCGGCGACGAGGTGCGGGTCACCGTCATCGCTGCAGGCTTCGACGGCGGCACCCCGCAGCACCGCCCCGACGAGCGGGCTCTGGGCACCGTCCAGGCCGGCGGCGCGGGCCAGGGCAACGGGCAGGGGGCCCAGCCCCAGGCCACCCCGGCCGCGCAGCCCGCCGGCACCCCGCCGCGGCAGCAGCCGGCCGCTCCCGCCGAGCAGCCGCCCGCGGGCCCCCAGCCGGTCGCGGCCGAGCCGGTCGAGGACGAGGGCCCGGCGGACGAGCCGGAGCCCCCGCAGCAGTCGCAGCCGGGCCAGCCGCGCGGCGGCCAGCCGACCCCGCCGCGGCAGGTCACCTTCGACGACGGCGACGACCTCGACGTCCCGGACTTCCTCAAGTAG
- the murC gene encoding UDP-N-acetylmuramate--L-alanine ligase produces MPDPDAPLPEVPRNPRFDVRAPLVPVTDLGRVHVLAAGGAGMSAVVRLLLASGVPVQGSDAKDSPLLHRLEQAGAQVWVGHDPAHLAGVDTVVVSSAIREDNPELAAARAGGLRVLHRSQALAATMATSRRVAVAGANGKTTTSSMLTVALQEAGERPSFALGGELTTQGTNAALGEGDAFVAEADESDGSFVAYHPHVAVVTNVQPDHLDFYGDYPTVEAAYLEFAQTLTDDGLLIVCSDDPGARRLAARARRAGLRVLGYGFDEGADLRLAEPVLDGTTASAGLSGPGGGQTLRIAVPGRHNLLNAAAAYLAATAGLGVPADAVLAGLAAFGGTRRRFETKGVVGGVTVVDDYAHNPGKVEAVVRTAREIAGEHRLLVVFQPHLYSRTRDFAAEFAAGLAPADEVVLLEVYGAREDPLPGVSSALVADPLRAAGTASQVLGREAAVRHVAALAGPGDLVLTVGAGDVTELGPDLLRALAR; encoded by the coding sequence GTGCCTGACCCGGACGCGCCGCTGCCCGAGGTGCCGCGCAACCCGCGCTTCGACGTGCGGGCCCCGCTGGTGCCGGTGACCGACCTGGGCCGGGTGCACGTGCTGGCCGCCGGCGGCGCCGGGATGTCCGCGGTGGTCCGGCTGCTGCTCGCCTCGGGCGTGCCGGTGCAGGGCAGCGACGCCAAGGACTCGCCGCTGCTGCACCGCCTGGAGCAGGCCGGGGCCCAGGTCTGGGTCGGTCACGACCCGGCGCACCTGGCGGGTGTGGACACCGTGGTGGTCTCCTCGGCCATCCGCGAGGACAACCCCGAGCTCGCCGCGGCCCGGGCCGGCGGCCTGCGGGTGCTGCACCGCAGTCAGGCGCTGGCGGCCACCATGGCGACCTCGCGGCGGGTCGCGGTGGCCGGCGCCAACGGCAAGACGACCACCTCCTCGATGCTCACGGTCGCCCTGCAGGAGGCGGGGGAGCGTCCCTCCTTCGCCCTCGGCGGCGAGCTGACCACCCAGGGGACCAACGCCGCCCTGGGCGAGGGCGACGCCTTCGTGGCCGAGGCCGACGAGTCCGACGGCTCCTTCGTCGCCTACCACCCGCACGTCGCGGTGGTGACCAACGTCCAGCCCGACCACCTCGACTTCTACGGCGACTACCCGACGGTGGAGGCGGCCTACCTGGAGTTCGCGCAGACCCTGACCGACGACGGTCTGCTCATCGTCTGCAGCGACGACCCCGGCGCGCGGCGGCTCGCTGCCCGCGCCCGCCGGGCCGGGCTGCGGGTGCTCGGCTACGGCTTCGACGAGGGCGCCGACCTGCGGCTGGCCGAGCCGGTGCTCGACGGCACCACCGCCTCGGCCGGGCTCTCCGGGCCCGGGGGAGGGCAGACGCTGCGGATCGCCGTGCCGGGGCGGCACAACCTGCTCAACGCGGCCGCCGCCTACCTCGCGGCCACGGCCGGCCTGGGTGTGCCGGCGGATGCGGTGCTGGCGGGGCTGGCCGCCTTCGGCGGGACCCGGCGCCGGTTCGAGACGAAGGGGGTCGTCGGCGGGGTGACCGTCGTCGACGACTACGCCCACAACCCCGGCAAGGTCGAGGCGGTGGTGCGCACCGCCCGGGAGATCGCCGGGGAGCACCGGCTGCTGGTGGTCTTCCAGCCGCACCTGTACTCCCGCACCCGGGACTTCGCCGCCGAGTTCGCCGCCGGTCTGGCCCCGGCCGACGAGGTGGTGCTGCTGGAGGTCTACGGCGCCCGTGAGGACCCGCTGCCGGGGGTGAGCTCCGCCCTCGTCGCCGATCCGCTGCGCGCCGCCGGGACCGCCTCCCAGGTGCTCGGCCGCGAGGCGGCGGTGCGTCACGTGGCCGCGCTGGCCGGCCCGGGCGACCTCGTGCTCACCGTCGGCGCCGGCGACGTCACCGAGCTCGGGCCGGACCTGCTGCGGGCACTGGCCCGATGA
- a CDS encoding RluA family pseudouridine synthase, which translates to MGDRRTLLVPDGLQGERVDAAVARLFGLSRTRAADLAGQGRIVLDGSPAAKSARVSGDQMIEVDLPSAQESPSLQVVAEPVPGMRIVHDDDDIVVVDKPVGVAAHPSVGWTGPTVLGGLAAAGYRISTSGASERQGIVSRLDVGTSGLMVVCKSEYAYSVLKRAFKERTVDKTYHALVQGLPDPLVGTVDAPIGRHPGHEYKFAVMDSGKAAVTHYELLEAFRHASLLEVHLETGRTHQIRVHMAALRHPCVGDPLYGADPGLAARLGLERQWLHAMGLGFTHPGTGEQVHYESTYPEDLQQALQRLGDLS; encoded by the coding sequence ATGGGTGACCGTCGCACGCTGCTCGTCCCGGACGGGCTGCAGGGGGAGCGGGTCGACGCCGCCGTGGCCCGCCTCTTCGGTCTCTCCCGCACCCGCGCCGCCGACCTCGCCGGCCAGGGCCGGATCGTCCTCGACGGGTCCCCGGCGGCGAAGTCGGCGCGGGTGAGCGGCGACCAGATGATCGAGGTCGACCTGCCCTCGGCCCAGGAGAGCCCCAGCCTGCAGGTGGTCGCCGAACCGGTCCCCGGGATGCGGATCGTCCACGACGACGACGACATCGTCGTGGTGGACAAGCCGGTCGGGGTGGCCGCGCACCCCAGCGTCGGCTGGACCGGGCCCACGGTGCTCGGCGGGCTCGCCGCGGCCGGGTACCGGATCAGCACCAGCGGCGCCAGCGAGCGTCAGGGGATCGTCTCCCGGCTGGACGTGGGGACCTCTGGCCTCATGGTCGTCTGCAAGAGCGAGTACGCCTACTCGGTGCTCAAGCGCGCCTTCAAGGAGCGTACCGTCGACAAGACGTACCACGCGCTCGTGCAGGGCCTGCCGGACCCGCTCGTGGGGACCGTGGACGCCCCCATCGGCCGCCACCCGGGGCACGAGTACAAGTTCGCCGTCATGGACTCCGGCAAGGCCGCGGTCACCCACTACGAGCTGCTCGAGGCCTTCCGGCACGCCTCGCTGCTCGAGGTGCACCTGGAGACCGGGCGCACCCACCAGATCCGGGTGCACATGGCCGCCCTGCGCCACCCCTGCGTCGGCGACCCGCTCTACGGCGCCGACCCGGGTCTGGCGGCGCGCCTGGGGCTGGAGCGGCAGTGGCTGCACGCCATGGGTCTCGGCTTCACCCACCCGGGCACGGGGGAGCAGGTGCACTACGAGAGCACCTACCCCGAGGACCTGCAGCAGGCGCTGCAGCGCCTGGGCGACCTCTCCTGA
- a CDS encoding TraR/DksA C4-type zinc finger protein: MATKKSTAKTAAKAASGGAAKKATTKAAKGTGTKTSKTTKAAGKKASSTGSATKATKGATTTAKKTTATKATTKKSATKKSTTKTATKKSTTTKTSAASLVVREDESPWTAAELAEVRAELEADVTRLREEIQLAESDLVDLMSDPLDGAGDDQADAGAKSYERDQEITLTNNARAVLLQNLHALERIDDGSYGVCESCGNPIGKLRLQAYPRASLCVSCKSQQERR, translated from the coding sequence GTGGCGACGAAGAAGAGCACGGCCAAGACGGCGGCGAAGGCTGCCTCGGGCGGCGCGGCGAAGAAGGCCACGACGAAGGCCGCGAAGGGCACCGGCACGAAGACCTCGAAGACCACGAAGGCCGCAGGCAAGAAGGCGTCGTCCACGGGGTCGGCGACGAAGGCCACCAAGGGCGCGACGACGACGGCGAAGAAGACCACGGCGACGAAGGCCACCACGAAGAAGTCCGCCACGAAGAAGTCCACCACGAAGACCGCCACGAAGAAGTCGACGACGACGAAGACCTCCGCGGCCAGCCTCGTCGTCCGCGAGGACGAGTCGCCGTGGACCGCGGCCGAGCTGGCCGAGGTGCGCGCCGAGCTCGAGGCCGACGTCACCCGGCTGCGCGAGGAGATCCAGCTCGCCGAGAGCGACCTCGTCGACCTCATGAGCGACCCGCTGGACGGGGCCGGGGACGACCAGGCCGACGCCGGGGCCAAGAGCTACGAGCGTGACCAGGAGATCACCCTGACCAACAACGCCCGCGCGGTGCTGCTGCAGAACCTGCACGCCCTGGAGCGCATCGACGACGGCAGCTACGGGGTGTGCGAGTCCTGCGGTAACCCGATCGGCAAGCTGCGGCTGCAGGCCTACCCGCGGGCCAGCCTGTGCGTCAGCTGTAAGAGCCAGCAGGAGCGTCGCTGA
- a CDS encoding DivIVA domain-containing protein: MALTPEDVLNKTFTQTQFRRGYDEREVDDFLDEVVAEMRRLVKDSDDLRAQVEDGPTSGAASTGSSSAAAATSIPGDEDGDSAATSAERDELSGRVAELEARLQEETTAREEAERRLAEADDAAAGADAERAEGDETARAAEVDADERVAAAQARAEEAERAAQERIEKAAADADQAEADASARGEAAAATSGSDQMTAAASGEGASASSLIALAQRLHDEHVAEGQSQHDKLLAEGQSQHDDLLAQAQTRHDELVGEGTSERDRMIGEAEEQRSRVLEDLNSQKASIEQSIAELNAFEKDYRSRLKEYITGQLSTLESTGVEVGTSQQG, translated from the coding sequence ATGGCGCTGACGCCCGAGGACGTCCTCAACAAGACCTTCACCCAGACGCAGTTCCGACGCGGCTACGACGAGCGCGAGGTGGACGACTTCCTCGACGAGGTCGTCGCCGAGATGCGTCGTCTGGTCAAGGACTCCGACGACCTGCGTGCGCAGGTCGAGGACGGTCCCACCAGCGGCGCCGCGTCCACCGGCTCCAGCAGCGCGGCGGCCGCGACCTCCATCCCCGGTGACGAGGACGGCGACAGCGCCGCGACCTCCGCCGAGCGCGACGAGCTCAGCGGACGGGTGGCCGAGCTGGAGGCCCGGCTGCAGGAGGAGACGACCGCCCGCGAGGAGGCCGAGCGTCGCCTCGCCGAGGCCGACGACGCCGCGGCCGGTGCGGACGCCGAGCGGGCCGAGGGCGACGAGACCGCCCGGGCCGCCGAGGTCGACGCCGACGAGCGCGTGGCCGCGGCGCAGGCACGGGCCGAGGAGGCCGAGCGCGCCGCCCAGGAGCGCATCGAGAAGGCCGCCGCCGACGCCGATCAGGCCGAGGCGGACGCCAGCGCCCGGGGCGAGGCCGCGGCTGCGACCTCCGGCAGCGACCAGATGACCGCGGCGGCGTCCGGCGAGGGCGCCTCGGCGAGCAGCCTCATCGCGCTCGCCCAGCGGCTGCACGACGAGCACGTGGCCGAGGGTCAGAGCCAGCACGACAAGCTGCTGGCCGAGGGCCAGAGCCAGCACGACGACCTGCTCGCGCAGGCCCAGACCCGCCACGACGAGCTCGTCGGCGAGGGCACCAGCGAGCGGGACCGGATGATCGGCGAGGCCGAGGAGCAGCGCTCCCGGGTGCTGGAGGACCTCAACAGCCAGAAGGCCTCGATCGAGCAGAGCATCGCCGAGCTCAACGCCTTCGAGAAGGACTACCGCAGCCGGCTCAAGGAGTACATCACCGGCCAGCTGAGCACCCTGGAGAGCACCGGGGTGGAGGTCGGCACCTCGCAGCAGGGCTGA
- a CDS encoding cell division protein FtsQ/DivIB, translating to MSSRTSGRARDPRAGAPDERATRERFAQRATDARRQVRRRRLLAALAVVIVGALVWLLGFSSLLAVGDVEVTGAADPDVTAVEDVALEESGTPLARVDTDELADRLREQVRGVAHADVSRGWPQTLTVEITPREPALAVTGEDGAIGLMDLEGVTFRSVDSVPEGVPEVTAEDGAEVTSDGVAAAREMLAALPDGLRGRVADIRVDEADQVSFAVGETRVVWGDKSESERKVELVQVLLEEDPATIDVSAPDTPVTRDGESSGEPQG from the coding sequence ATGAGCTCGCGCACCTCGGGCCGCGCCCGCGACCCCCGTGCCGGGGCCCCCGACGAGCGGGCCACCCGGGAGCGCTTCGCCCAGCGAGCCACCGACGCCCGCCGCCAGGTGCGCCGTCGCCGGCTGCTGGCGGCGCTGGCGGTCGTGATCGTCGGCGCCCTGGTCTGGCTGCTCGGGTTCTCCTCGCTGCTGGCCGTCGGCGACGTCGAGGTGACCGGCGCGGCCGACCCGGACGTCACGGCGGTGGAGGACGTCGCGCTCGAGGAGAGCGGGACACCGCTGGCGCGGGTGGACACCGACGAGCTGGCCGACCGGCTGCGCGAGCAGGTGCGCGGGGTGGCGCACGCCGACGTCAGCCGGGGCTGGCCGCAGACGCTGACGGTCGAGATCACGCCTCGCGAGCCGGCCCTCGCGGTGACCGGCGAGGACGGCGCCATCGGCCTCATGGATCTCGAGGGGGTCACCTTCCGCAGCGTCGACAGCGTGCCGGAGGGCGTCCCCGAGGTCACCGCCGAGGACGGCGCCGAGGTCACCTCGGACGGGGTGGCCGCGGCCCGCGAGATGCTGGCGGCCCTGCCCGACGGCCTGCGCGGGCGGGTGGCCGACATCCGGGTCGACGAGGCCGACCAGGTCTCCTTCGCGGTGGGGGAGACCCGCGTCGTGTGGGGCGACAAGTCTGAGTCTGAACGTAAGGTTGAGCTCGTGCAGGTGCTCCTCGAGGAGGATCCGGCGACGATCGACGTGTCCGCGCCGGACACCCCGGTCACCCGGGACGGCGAGAGCTCGGGCGAGCCGCAGGGCTGA
- a CDS encoding YggT family protein, protein MESVRAVIYLVLYLYFLVLIGRLVLEWVQVFAREWRPRGAVLVIAELIYTLTDPPLKALRRVIPPLRLGSISLDLAFLVLILGVSLLLSIV, encoded by the coding sequence GTGGAGTCGGTGCGCGCCGTCATCTACCTGGTGCTCTACCTCTATTTCCTCGTCCTCATCGGTCGGCTGGTGCTGGAGTGGGTCCAGGTCTTCGCCCGGGAGTGGCGCCCGCGCGGCGCCGTGCTCGTCATCGCCGAGCTCATCTACACCCTCACCGACCCGCCGCTGAAGGCGCTGCGGCGGGTGATCCCGCCGCTGCGCCTGGGGTCGATCTCGCTGGACCTCGCCTTCCTCGTGCTCATCCTCGGTGTCTCCCTGCTGCTGAGCATCGTCTAG
- a CDS encoding helix-turn-helix domain-containing protein, protein MPPEDHRVVCHLDALLAERGMTLTELSRTIGITHANLSALKNNRGKAVRFSTLTALCDALGCSPGELFTVRGR, encoded by the coding sequence ATGCCGCCGGAGGACCACCGCGTCGTCTGCCACCTGGACGCGCTGCTCGCCGAGCGCGGGATGACCCTCACCGAGCTGAGCCGGACGATCGGGATCACCCACGCCAACCTCTCGGCGCTGAAGAACAACCGCGGGAAGGCGGTCCGCTTCTCCACCCTCACCGCCCTCTGCGACGCGCTCGGGTGCTCCCCCGGCGAGCTCTTCACCGTGCGCGGCCGCTGA
- a CDS encoding cell division protein SepF translates to MTALRTAMVYLGLAEEDRRQYDHDEYYADEYDEGHDYVDEDSRTAEVTPLHRVPASAVREVEVTEMNRITTIHPRTYNDARSIGESFRSSTPVIMNLSDMDDADAKRLVDFAAGLVFGLHGSIERVTNKVFLLSPEHIEVDAEGAEGAQPRALFNQS, encoded by the coding sequence ATGACGGCACTGCGCACTGCGATGGTCTACCTGGGGCTCGCCGAGGAGGACCGTCGCCAGTACGACCACGACGAGTACTACGCCGACGAGTACGACGAGGGCCACGACTACGTCGACGAGGACAGCCGCACCGCCGAGGTCACCCCGCTGCACCGGGTCCCCGCCTCGGCCGTGCGCGAGGTGGAGGTCACCGAGATGAACCGGATCACGACGATCCACCCCCGTACCTACAACGACGCCCGGTCGATCGGCGAGAGCTTCCGCAGCAGCACCCCGGTCATCATGAACCTCAGCGACATGGACGACGCCGACGCCAAGCGGCTCGTCGACTTCGCCGCCGGCCTCGTCTTCGGTCTGCACGGCTCGATCGAGCGGGTCACCAACAAGGTCTTCCTGCTCAGCCCGGAGCACATCGAGGTCGACGCCGAGGGCGCCGAGGGCGCGCAGCCGCGGGCGCTCTTCAACCAGAGCTGA
- the lspA gene encoding signal peptidase II yields MLDQLTKLWALATLDDGRTIELLGDWLGLRLLRNSGAAFSLGGSMTWVMTLVAVVVTIGIVVVARRLGSARWGLALGMVLGGSLGNLVDRFFREPGGGSGHVIDFIDYLDLFVGNVADIGIVLGAGLALWLSLRDVALDGRPVRHAADRGAEREAERGEHDG; encoded by the coding sequence GTGCTCGACCAGCTGACCAAGCTGTGGGCGCTGGCCACGCTGGACGACGGCCGCACGATCGAGCTGCTCGGCGACTGGCTCGGGCTGCGGCTGCTGCGCAACTCCGGAGCCGCCTTCTCCCTCGGTGGCTCGATGACCTGGGTGATGACCCTCGTCGCGGTGGTGGTGACCATCGGGATCGTCGTCGTCGCCCGCCGGCTCGGGTCCGCCCGCTGGGGTCTCGCGCTGGGCATGGTGCTCGGCGGCTCGCTGGGCAACCTCGTCGACCGGTTCTTCCGGGAGCCGGGCGGGGGCAGCGGGCACGTCATCGACTTCATCGACTACCTCGACCTCTTCGTCGGCAACGTCGCCGACATCGGCATCGTGCTGGGCGCCGGTCTGGCGCTGTGGCTCAGCCTGCGCGACGTCGCCCTCGACGGTCGCCCGGTGCGGCACGCGGCCGACCGGGGGGCCGAGCGAGAGGCCGAGCGGGGCGAGCACGATGGGTGA
- a CDS encoding YggS family pyridoxal phosphate-dependent enzyme: MSDDMDPERRRAELAERLEEVRARIAAATADAGRDEPPTLVVITKHFPRADLDHLVDLGVRDVGENREQEASAKLAEAGGPPPGVRTHFVGQLQSKKTGAVARWADVVHSVDRGKLVGGLARGAEAAGRELTVLLQVNLDEPGHLGAAGAVEVSGASGATRGGAAPEDLPDLAAQVARSPLRLGGLMAVAPRDGDPDEAFARLAELSARLQQEHPEATWISAGMSGDLEAAVRHGATHLRVGTAILGSRPPQR; this comes from the coding sequence ATGAGTGACGACATGGACCCCGAGCGGCGACGGGCCGAGCTGGCCGAGCGGCTCGAGGAGGTGCGCGCACGGATCGCCGCCGCCACCGCGGACGCCGGCCGGGACGAGCCGCCGACCCTGGTGGTGATCACCAAGCACTTCCCCCGCGCCGACCTCGACCACCTCGTCGACCTCGGCGTCCGCGACGTCGGGGAGAACCGGGAGCAGGAGGCCTCGGCCAAGCTCGCCGAGGCCGGCGGACCGCCGCCCGGCGTGCGCACCCACTTCGTCGGCCAGCTGCAGTCGAAGAAGACCGGCGCGGTGGCCCGGTGGGCCGACGTGGTGCACTCGGTGGACCGCGGCAAGCTCGTCGGCGGGCTGGCCCGCGGCGCCGAGGCCGCGGGGCGCGAGCTGACCGTGCTGCTCCAGGTGAACCTCGACGAGCCGGGTCACCTCGGCGCCGCCGGCGCCGTCGAGGTGTCCGGTGCCTCCGGGGCGACGCGCGGGGGAGCCGCCCCCGAGGACCTGCCGGATCTCGCCGCCCAGGTGGCCCGCTCGCCGCTGCGCCTGGGCGGGCTCATGGCCGTCGCGCCCCGCGACGGCGACCCGGACGAGGCCTTCGCCCGGCTCGCCGAGCTGTCCGCCCGGCTGCAGCAGGAGCACCCGGAGGCCACGTGGATCTCCGCCGGGATGAGCGGCGACCTCGAGGCCGCGGTACGCCACGGGGCGACACACCTGCGTGTCGGCACGGCAATCCTCGGATCTCGTCCGCCCCAGCGGTAA
- the murG gene encoding undecaprenyldiphospho-muramoylpentapeptide beta-N-acetylglucosaminyltransferase, translating into MTPDRPRRVLLAGGGTAGHVSPLLALADCLVRRDPDTQVLALGTSEGLEARLVPERGYPLATVPKVPFPRRPSADLLRLPGNLSRAVAAAGRAIDEHDAQVVVGFGGYVSTPAYLAARRRRVPIVVHEQNARPGLANRIGARLSRHVALTFGQTELAHGQVLGMPLRREISTLDRSARRAEARAELGLREDLPAVLVTGGSLGAKRLNEAFAGAVAGLRDAGVQVLHAAGAGKAFVPAGGDLQVPYVVTEYLDRMDLAYAAVDAAVCRAGASTVCEMTAVGLPALYVPLPIGNGEQRLNATEVVAAGGGLLVDDAVVDPGWVERTLVPLLTDPQRLAEMSAAAAAIGHPEADDALADLVDRAWQQGGARA; encoded by the coding sequence ATGACCCCCGACCGCCCGCGACGCGTGCTGCTGGCCGGAGGCGGGACGGCGGGTCACGTCTCGCCGCTGCTCGCCCTCGCCGACTGCCTGGTCCGACGCGACCCCGACACCCAGGTGCTCGCCCTGGGCACCAGCGAAGGGCTGGAGGCCCGGCTGGTGCCCGAGCGCGGCTACCCCCTCGCCACCGTCCCCAAGGTGCCCTTCCCCCGGAGGCCGAGCGCCGACCTGCTCCGGCTGCCGGGCAACCTCTCCCGGGCGGTCGCCGCCGCCGGCCGGGCGATCGACGAGCACGACGCCCAGGTGGTCGTCGGCTTCGGCGGCTACGTCTCCACCCCGGCCTACCTGGCCGCCCGCCGTCGCCGGGTGCCGATCGTCGTCCACGAGCAGAACGCCCGCCCCGGGCTGGCCAACCGCATCGGCGCCCGGCTCAGCCGGCATGTCGCCCTCACCTTCGGCCAGACCGAGCTCGCCCACGGGCAGGTGCTCGGCATGCCGCTGCGGCGCGAGATCAGCACCCTCGACCGGTCGGCCCGTCGGGCCGAGGCCCGGGCCGAGCTGGGGCTGCGCGAGGACCTGCCGGCGGTGCTCGTGACCGGCGGCTCGCTCGGGGCCAAGCGGCTCAACGAGGCCTTCGCCGGGGCTGTCGCCGGGCTGCGCGACGCCGGGGTCCAGGTGCTGCACGCGGCCGGCGCCGGCAAGGCCTTCGTGCCGGCCGGCGGCGACCTGCAGGTGCCCTACGTGGTCACCGAGTACCTCGACCGGATGGACCTGGCCTACGCCGCCGTGGACGCGGCGGTGTGCCGGGCCGGGGCGAGCACCGTGTGCGAGATGACCGCGGTCGGGCTGCCCGCCCTCTACGTGCCGCTGCCGATCGGCAACGGGGAGCAGCGCCTCAACGCCACCGAGGTCGTCGCGGCCGGTGGCGGGCTGCTCGTCGACGACGCCGTGGTCGACCCGGGCTGGGTCGAGCGCACCCTGGTCCCGCTGCTCACCGACCCGCAGCGGCTGGCCGAGATGTCGGCCGCGGCCGCGGCCATCGGCCACCCCGAGGCGGACGACGCCCTGGCCGACCTGGTCGACCGGGCGTGGCAGCAGGGCGGCGCCCGTGCCTGA
- a CDS encoding laccase domain-containing protein translates to MLAWSGTEDGLVRAFTDRSGGVSQGVYDGLNLGGHVGDDPERVRANRELVEQATGLRLVLADQVHGAEVLHVTDEVLRREPSPTGGVGTADAMVTDLPGLGLGVLVADCTPVLLHDLDVPLVGVAHAGRPGMLAGVVPALVAAMRDLGAGRLEATVGPSVCGRCYEVPAQMRDQAADAAPAAVAVSWTGTPAIDVAAGVVAQLTAAQVPLTWVPGCAREDRRWYSHRRDGVTGRFAGVVGRAPTARAVAASDV, encoded by the coding sequence GTGCTCGCCTGGTCCGGCACCGAGGACGGCCTCGTCCGGGCCTTCACCGACCGCTCGGGCGGGGTGAGCCAGGGCGTCTACGACGGGCTGAACCTCGGCGGGCACGTCGGTGACGACCCGGAGCGGGTGCGGGCCAACCGCGAGCTGGTCGAGCAGGCCACCGGGCTGCGCCTCGTCCTGGCCGACCAGGTGCACGGCGCCGAGGTGCTGCACGTCACCGACGAGGTGCTACGGCGCGAGCCCAGCCCCACCGGCGGGGTGGGCACCGCCGACGCCATGGTCACCGACCTGCCCGGCCTCGGCCTCGGGGTGCTGGTCGCCGACTGCACCCCGGTGCTGCTGCACGACCTCGACGTGCCGCTGGTCGGGGTCGCGCACGCCGGTCGGCCCGGCATGCTCGCCGGCGTCGTCCCGGCCCTCGTCGCCGCGATGCGCGACCTGGGCGCCGGACGGCTCGAAGCCACCGTCGGACCCTCGGTCTGCGGGCGCTGCTACGAGGTGCCCGCCCAGATGCGCGACCAGGCGGCCGACGCGGCTCCGGCCGCGGTCGCGGTCAGCTGGACCGGCACCCCGGCCATCGACGTCGCCGCCGGCGTGGTCGCGCAGCTCACCGCGGCGCAGGTGCCGCTCACCTGGGTGCCCGGCTGCGCCCGCGAGGACCGCCGCTGGTACTCCCACCGCCGTGACGGGGTGACCGGCCGGTTCGCCGGGGTCGTCGGACGCGCCCCGACGGCCCGCGCGGTGGCCGCGAGCGACGTGTGA